One window of the Magnolia sinica isolate HGM2019 chromosome 19, MsV1, whole genome shotgun sequence genome contains the following:
- the LOC131235348 gene encoding CEN-like protein 2: MARMLEPLIVGRVIGDVLDSFNPSVKMSVTYNSNKQVCNGHELYPSSVVSKPRVEVQGGDMRSFFTLVLTDPDVPGPSDPYLREHLHWIVTDIPGTTDATFGREVVGYEIPRPNIGIHRFVFVLFKQKRRQAVTPPHSRDHFNTRRFANDNDLGLPVAAVYFNAQRETAARRR; the protein is encoded by the exons ATGGCAAGAATGTTAGAGCCCCTCATCGTTGGGAGAGTGATAGGAGATGTTCTTGATTCTTTCAATCCAAGTGTAAAGATGTCTGTAACTTACAACTCCAACAAGCAAGTGTGCAATGGTCATGAGCTCTATCCATCATCAGTGGTCTCCAAGCCTAGGGTTGAAGTTCAAGGAGGTGACATGAGGTCTTTCTTCACATTG GTCTTGACAGACCCCGATGTTCCTGGCCCCAGTGACCCATACCTGAGGGAGCACCTACACTG GATAGTGACAGATATTCCAGGCACAACAGACGCAACTTTTG GAAGGGAAGTGGTGGGGTACGAGATCCCAAGGCCCAACATAGGCATCCACAGGTTTGTATTCGTTCTGTTCAAGCAGAAGCGCAGGCAAGCAGTCACCCCACCCCATTCAAGAGACCACTTCAACACCCGTCGATTCGCCAATGACAATGATCTTGGTCTCCCCGTCGCCGCTGTCTATTTCAATGCTCAGAGAGAAACAGCTGCAAGGAGACGTTGA